AGGTTATAAGACAGTTCTCATTACTACTAATAAAGAAAAAGAAGTTCAAGCAATGAACCAAGATGTCGATAAAGGCGATACTTTTACTGCCGATATCTTTGCAAGTGAAGCAAATGTAGATGATTATGATGCCTTGGTTCTACCAGGTGGTACAGTAAACGCTGACACCATCCGTGGTAACGAAGAAGCTCACAAAATTATCAATGCGATTAATGATGCAGGTAAGACACTAGCTGCTATTTGCCATGCACCTTGGGCACTTATTAATACAGGCATTGCTAAAGGTAAGACGCTTACCGCTTACCAATCGCTTCAAACAGATTTAGAAAATGCGGGTGCCAATTTTGTAGACAAAACAGTACAGGTAGATGGTAACCTCATTACCTCACGTAATCCAGATGATATCGACAATTTTGTCGAAGCAATTGACAAAGCGCTTTCTTAATTCGATATTTTATAATGCACGACATAACGTAAAAAACCAATCATAACTAAAACTAAGGATATCCTCATGTCAAACCCTAATCCAAATGATACCGCTCTTGAACAAGAACGTTCTGAATCTGCAACTGCTGCTCTTAAGAGCCAAACTGAAAACAATCACACAGAAGACTCTGAAGGTGCAGCAGATCGTATTGCTGATAATTTAAACAGTGCAAAAGAAGATAAGTAATTGATCAATTGTCCTATAACTCCAACAGTTATGGGGCAATGATTACTGAGTTGATAATGGCAAATAGTCATAAGGGAAAGAAAGCTTTTCCTTTTTTAATGCCTAATATTTGAAAAACAATAACTGAATAAATTACGTTTATACAAATCGTAGCTAAACATGTAAAAGGGATACTTTACTAATAATAATTTAGGAGCCAAAATGAATAACGCATCCAACGAATTAGATGAACAAGAGCAAGAGATTCAAGAACTTGCAGCAGATATCAACCCTAGTGAAGAAACCACGCCTGATAGTCTAGCAGAAGCGACTACTGCGCCTCTTGCAGACAATGAGCTGGGCGATAACGCGACCAATGATAAGGCTAAAAAATAAGTATATTGACTTAAGACAAGTGATTTCATGCTTATCGTGTTAATAAAACTATTATGAAAAACTGCTGCTAGTTCAGCAGTTTTTTGTTATAATTGCCCGCACATTTGAATTGAGTTTTAGATAGCGCGTTGTTCTTAATCTCGCTGCTTTAGATAGTGAGCTGAGTTCTGTACTATTTCGCGTTGATTTACTTCTATTTTAAATGATGGTTACAATAATTGAGCTTATCGTACACTAGGTCAACTCTAGTAATGCAGGGTTGTCCTGAATGGCGTATGAGTTACTTTATTTATTATTTTACTGTTTTTATGAAGACTCAATTTGAGTCTGTCTGAGAACTTTTAGCATTGCCGGAGATATTTATGCTAACTAATACCGATCGTGAACAAATCATTGCACAATACCAGCGCGGCGAAAACGACACTGGTTCACCAGAAGTTCAAGTAGCTCTATTGAGTGCTCGTATCAACGATTTGCAGAACCATTTCAAAGCACACAAAGCTGACCATCACAGCCGTCGCGGTCTTATCCGTATGGTTAACACCCGTCGTAAACTGCTTGATTACCTAAAAGGTAAAGATCTTGGTCGCTATACCACCCTTATTAGCCAGTTAGGTCTACGTCGTTAATTTAGCGACAAAAGTGCAAGTGGTTGCTGAAATAAAAAGCACCATTAGATGGTATCTTTTTAAGACTTTTGCTAAACCGCTTAGAACTTACTTGCTAATATTGATACAATAGATTTTTCTAAAAACGGTGTGGAATAGTTTCACGCCGTTTTTTTATGCGTATTGGAATAGGTTTTGATGTATAGACTATTTACGCTACTATAACGGTCTGATATCAGTTTGCGAAGATAGTAAAACCCCAGATTCACCGTAGCATGAGCAGACTAAGATTACAGTAATCAGAGCTATCAAAAATGAGTAGATGCTCAGTTTTGCAATTCATTGGTCAATGCCCATAAATCACTGTAAAATAATGTATTGTGAGTTTTACCCATGACCATTGTTTATACAGCAAGTAGTGATAGTTGATGGTCAATTAAAGAAAGTAATAAACGATAAAGTGAAAATGATACTTGCAAGGGATTATCGAAACTAAAGAATATCTTGTGGGTTTCATTTTTACCATTTGACAGTATTTATAATAATATCGATATCAAATGATGAGAGACATATGATAGTGCAATGACTATCGTAGATATACAGATAATTAAATCACAGTATGAATCCTAGTTTATATGGCTTTTTATGAAAAGCATATCGATTAGCGGTTATATACAACGCATTTTAATGACAGATATCAGCTTGTTAATATGCTGATATTATTTTTGTCAGTCAACATTAGGAATATTATATGACAATGTTTAATACCATTAAGCGTGAATTCCAGTATGGCAACCAGCAGGTTGTTATCGAAACTGGTCGAGTTGCACGTCAGGCCAATTCTATTTTGGTACACATGGGCGGTGTTACGGTACTAGTCGCAGCGGTTGTAAAATCAGAAGCCAAAGAAGGACAAAACTTCTTTCCACTTACCGTAAACTATCAAGAAAAAATGTATGCGGCAGGTAAAATCCCAGGTGCTTATGGCAAACGTGAAGGCCGTGCTAGCGAATTTGAAACGCTAACCTCACGCTTGATTGATCGTCCGATTCGTCCACTATTTCCAGAAGGTTATGTAAACGAAATCCAGATTACAGCTACCGTTGTATCATCAGATAAAACTCAGTCTGCAGATATCGCTGCATTGATTGGTGCTTCAGCGGCGTTGGCTATCTCTGATGCGCCATTCAACGGCCCTGTTGCTGCTGCGCGTGTTGGTTTCATCAATGGTGAATACGTTCTTAACCCAACACTTGAAGAGCTTAAAGAAAGTGATCTTGACTTGGTTGTCGCTGGTACCAAATCTGCGGTATTGATGGTTGAATCTGAAGCGGCAGAGCTGTCTGAAGATCAGATGTTAGGCGCTGTATTGTACGGTCATGAGCAGCAGCAAATCGTCATTGACAATATTGCCTCAATGGCAGAAGAAGTGGGTACGGCTAAGCAGCAGTATTCTGCGCCTGAGCGTGATAAAGCCTTAGAAACCAGCATGAAAGAGCAGTTTGGCGAGCAAGTAGCTGACGCTTATACCATCACGGATAAGCAAGAGCGCTATACCAAACTTGACGACATTAAGCAGTCAGTTATTGATGCGCTTGCTGGTGATGCTGAATCAGAAAACTATGCTGAGACCGTATCTGAGTTAAAAGAAATCTATAACGACCTTAAATATCGTACGGTTCGTGACAATATCTTGTCAGGTAAGCCACGTATCGATGGCCGTGATCTTGAAACCGTTCGTGCGCTTGATGTACAAGTTGGTGTACTCCCTTATACGCATGGTTCAGCACTATTTACTCGCGGTGAGACGCAAGCATTGGTTACGACCACGCTTGGTAACAGCCGTGACGTTAACATGATTGATTCACTAGGTGGTACGATTCGTGATCATTTCATGTTGCATTATAACTTCCCACATTTCTCTGTTGGTGAGACAGGTCGTGAAGGTATTCCAAAACGTCGTGAAATCGGTCATGGTCGTCTAGCGCGCCGCGGTGTAGAAGCGATGCTACCAGATAGCGAACGCTTCCCATATGTTATTCGTGTGGTGTCAGAGATTACTGAATCAAACGGTTCATCTTCTATGGCTTCTGTTTGTGGCGCAAGTTTGGCATTGATGGATGCGGGTGTACCATTAAAAGCCCCTGTTGCTGGTATCGCAATGGGTCTGGTTAAAGAAGGCGAACGTTTTGCTGTCTTATCAGATATCTTAGGTGATGAAGATCATCTTGGCGATATGGATTTTAAAGTGGCAGGGTCTAAAAATGGTATCACTGCGCTACAGATGGATATCAAGATTGAAGGCATCACGCCTGATATCATGGAACAGGCGCTTAAACAAGCCCATGCTGGTCGTATTCATATCTTGGACGCCATGAACAAAGTATTGCCAGAAAGCCGTACTGAAATCAATGCTCATGCGCCTAACTATGCTGTTATCGAAATCAACCCAGATAAGATTCGTGACGTCATCGGTAAAGGCGGCGCAATGATTCGTCAGCTAACTGAAGAGACCGGTGCGGTTATCGACATCGATGACGGTGGCACGATTCGTATCTTTGGTGAAAACAAAGCAGCAACCAAAGCGGCTATCGGTAGAATCGAAGCATTGACGGCTGAAGTTGAAGTTGGCAAAACGTATGAAGGTACGGTTGCTCGTATCGTCGACTTTGGTGCTTTTGTGAATGTTCTACCAAATACAGATGGTTTGGTTCATATCTCACAAATCGCAGAAGAGCGCGTAGAGAATGTATCAGACTACCTAAAAGAAGGTCAGGTTGTTAAAGTCTTTGTACAAGACGTTGATAATCGTGGTCGTATCAAGTTAACGATGAAAGGTATCGAGCAAAACTAATTTTTAACCATTAGTTTGGTCTAGATATTTAAAAACCGCTTTGAGAGACTTTTTATGAGTCCTCAAGGCGGTTTTTTTTATGTGTTAGAGGTATGGTCAATCCAAAGTAAAAGTGGTAAATACGGTCATCATGTTCTACTGGTATAAATTCGACTCACTGGCTGTTCGCAAGCGTGACAGATACTTCGTAAAATTGACCCCAGTAGAACCGTACTCTTTTTAAGACGGGTCGACTATAGTCAAAGGCTGTGATGGATTTATATAATAATGCTTTTAGGAAGATGAATATCAATACGAAGTTTGGGTAAGGGTTGTAGCTGCTGAGTCAATAACGGCAACGTATCGTGGTGCCAATCTAAAGGCAGTATATTAACTGAGCCGGACGAATCAGTCTTATGGTCTCGCGGGTTATCATACACCAGTGGGCGGGCAAGTAGAGCTACTTTACGGATGCCTTGGTAACGAATCAGCGGTAAAAGCTGCTGTTGTAAATCTAGTAGAGCCGCATCAAGCCAACTTGTGCGTGCTGGATGATAAGGGTGATCAGATACGACGAGGTTGGCAATATAACTGGGCTGATTACCACTACTGCTGGCACCTAGACCTGTTTGCTCAAGTACGCGCTTAATCAACAAGCAGCTACCAACATTTAGATTACCATCACGACACGCTTGGTAGTAAGACTGATAATTATCAGAAAATAAGGTTTTGGTTCGTGCCAGCACAGGATCTAAAAGAATGCCTGCTGTGTTCACTGGCAAGATAAGTAGCTGTGCGCTGCTATTTAAAATAGGGGCATGCGTTAATTGTATGTTCGCCATTTTTTGCCTTTAGCCCCTTGATAAATACAGTGATTCTATTCTACAGCTGTCTCATTCGCTTCAAGCTCAGCAATTTGTTGTTCTAGTAACGCGATTTGTTCTGCTTTCATTTCAGTCAGTTTTTTGTTCATGGCCAATTGCTCAGCTGCCAGCTTTTCCTGCTCAGCCATGCGTTGACGCTCATCTTCTAAGCGATCAATCTCTTCTTTGGCGAGACTGTTTGTTTTTGGTAGGGGTGCATTTAATATAAGTTTGGGATCAATGGGTTGATTGGTTGAGTTATTATCAAAGTCTGAGCCTGCATTTACCACTTCGTCACTAAATGGCGCATCTACATTTAGTTCTGCGTCATTTATTTGCCCAGTTACTGAGCTAGAAGCGATTGGTTTGGCATCAGTTTGTTCTACTGTTGAGGGTGCAGTCGCGTCAACAGGCGCAGTATCAGATAAAACACTTCTCCAAACCAAATAACCAATCAATAGTGCTACTAATACAATGAGTAGCCACCATTTTTGAGGGAACTTAGTAGAGGTTTTTTTGCGGTTCATACGATGTTCAAATTTAAGTTAAAAATATAGGTAGGTATAATATAACAAACTCAAAATAAAAAGCCTATCTATTGCTAGATAGGCTTAAGTCAGTATTAAATAGTGAGTTGTTTAGGCGGTAGTCTAGAAACAATACTGGATAACTAGGGTTTGAACTTGACTGTACCACTGGTTCCCGTAACCATTGCATCGCGAGCAAGCTGATCCTCAAGATTGTTTTTGGCACTAATGGCATCAGGGTCAGGGCGATGCTCAGTATGGCCACACTGGGTGCATTCGATGTACTCATCGGGCGTCGGCGTGACGATATTCACTTGTACGACAGCATCCATCGTCTGGCACTTGGGACAGCGCACCCCTGCCAAAAATTGACGCTTTGGACGTGATGACTGATAGCGCATTTAAATCACCTCGCGCGTCGTTTGAGTATTATCAGCATTAGCGGCAGCGTTGGCGTTGGCAAACCCACTATGACGCAACAAGGCGTCGATACTGGCACTACGACCACGGAAGTTCTCAAAATTGGTCTTGGCTGGGAAACTGCCACCAACTGACAAAATCGTATCGCGGAACGCTTTGCCAGTGTTTGGATTAAAAATACCGTCTTCTTCAAACTTACTGAACGCATCTGCTGAGAGCAGCTCAGCCCATTTATAAGAATAATAACCTGCGGCGTAGCCTCCAGCAAAAATATGACTAAAACCATTGGCAAAACGATTATAGTCAGGTGTTTGCATGATAGCGATATCGCTTCGAACAGCGTTCAAAGTGGCGAGAATACCCTCATAGTCGAGTGCTGGCGTATGTGCATGAATCAATAAATCAAACAGCGCAAATTCGATTTGACGCAATGTTTGTAGTCCACTTTGAAAATTCTTGACCGCCAGTAACGCGTCTAACTTATCTTTAGGTAAGGCGTCGCCTGTCTCGACATGGCTACTAATCAGCGCAATGCCTTCAGCATCCCATGCCCAGTTTTCCATAAACTGGCTGGGTAGCTCGACTGCGTCCCATTCCACGCCATTGACCCCAGCGACATCGCCTACAGTCACTTGCGTCAGTAAATGATGCAAACCATGACCGAATTCATGGAATAAGGTCAGTACTTCATCATGCGTCAATAAGCTTGGTTTGCCATCCAGTGCAGGCGTAAAGTTACCAACCATAAAGCAAACAGGCAGCTGTTGATGCCCTTGTTCTTCGTAACTATAACGCGCTTGGAAACCATTCATCCATGCGCCGCCACGTTTGCCACTACGAGCAAACAGATCAAAGTAAAAGCCACCGATCAGCTGATTATCTGCATCGAATAATTGATAAAAACGTACGTCACCATGCCAGCGAGAGACTGATTGGTCAGTCGTATTTTCTATACTTTCAATAGGCTGTTCTTTGACTGTGATGCCGTATAAACGCTCCACAATGGCAAACAGGCCACTAATAACTTTTGGTAATGGGAAGTAAGGACGGATTTCTTCTTGTGACAAGCTAAACTCAGTTTGTTTTACTTTTTCGGCAATGTACGCGCTGTCCCAAGGTTGCAGCTCGTCAATACCATAGTCATGGGCATACTGTTGCAACTGAGCCAAATCTTGCTTGGCGGCTGGCGTTGCTTGTGCTGCCAAATCTCTCAAAAACGTCTCAACTTCTGCCACACTATCGGCCATTTTAGTCGATAGCGACACGTCTGCATAATGCTCAAAACCCAGCAATTTGGCTTTTTGTTCCCGCAATTGCAAAATTTCACTCATGATAGCTGCATTATTTAGAGAGTCACCTTTTACATTGGTATGCTCGTCAAACTCAGAGGCGCGGGTGACATAGGCTCGGTATAGTGTCTCACGTAGACAACGGTCATCTGCATGAGTCATCACTGCCAGATAAACAGGGATGTTTAGGCTGGCAACATAATAAGGTGTTGGTAAAGCCGACACTTCTTCTTGAGTCAGTGTACCGCTGGCAAGTAGCTTTGCTTTGTGCTGCTCGCCTGCATCAGCCAGTAGAGCCAGACCGCTTTCTGTCAATCCTGCTAATTGCTCATCATTGAGCACCAAAGCATACGCTTGAGTTGCATCCAAAACATGATCAGAAAAAGTCGCTGATAGCGTTGAGAGTTTGCTTTGAATAGCGGCGAACTGCTCTTGTTTGTCTGTTGGCAAAGCGACCCCCGATAGCTCGAAGCTCTGTAGCGCAAGCTCAATAGCACGCGCACGGGCAGGTTCAAGTGTCGCAAAAAACGCCGTATCGTTCACGATCGTTTGATAGCGACTGAATAAAGGCTGATGCTGTCCCACGCGCGTACCGTAGGCGGAGAGGGTGGGCAGTAGCTCATGATGGACATGACGAATGTCATCAGTACTTGTCACGCTATTTAGGTGCGACAAAACACCCCAACTGCGATCCAGTGCCAAATTAAGATGGTCAAATGCCATGACATCCATTAATGCTTGTTCGGCGCTGATATCGGCATCATGGTTAGTCTCTGACGCCGCTGTCATATCGTCCAAAAAGGTATTGGCCTTATCAATAGCGCTAATGACTTCGTCGTGTAATGTATTTGGTGCGACATTGGCAAAATCAATGAGATGCAAGTCGGTAAAAGTAGCGTTCATAAAGGTATCCGATATCAATGAGTGAAGTATAAAAGGATCAAATGGATGTTATTAATAGTCGTATGCTGCCGTCATCATGGACGGTATAGAATCTTTTTAATTTTTTATATAGGTTATACAAAAGATGGGTTCATTTACCAAAAATGCAACCTAGCCACCTATATAGTTGATTGACTTTGGAAACGGGCAAAAGAAAATCATTCAAAATAGATAGAAGGTGTTTTTAACAATACTGATTGTTCTACTTACAAAGCATCATCATTTGCTTGCAAATTCATCCTATAGTGGTTGATATCCAACTGTTAGCATCAGTGTAATGGAATAAAAAATAACTATTAAAACAAACCAGAAGCGTTCAACAGTCTAAATCCTAATATTAAGAAAAGTGATCGTATTAGGGTTAGATAATAAGTAAAAAATGCTTAATAAATGAAAATAACCGTCGAACATAAATGATAATAAAACAAGGAGTCATACATGAAAGCTACCCTTAAAAGCTTACGTCAGACCAAAGCCAATCCTGCGGTCAGTATCTTTGTAAAAACGCATCGCGCGCATCCTGCCAACGATCAAGACCCGATTGCCTTAAAAAATCAATTAAAAGTAGTTGAAGAGCGCTTGACCAACGAGTATGACAAGCGCACAGCTACCACTATTTTAGAAAATATCCATGCTAAGACAGATGAGCTGAACCACAACTATAATCTCGATACCCTAGCGATATTTGCCAGTACAGACGATGTACAAATCATCCGTATGCCAATTGATACCCAAGAGCGCGTGGTTATCTCCAATCGCTTTGCCACTCGTGACTTGGTACGCGATATGGCAAGTGCGGTTCATTATTATACGGTCGTACTAACGCGTGACCATGCACGTCTGATCGAAGCGTCTAATGATCGCGTCGTTAAAGAATTCGATAAAGATGATAATGCGCAAAACAATATGGAAAACATCCCGTTCCCTGTTGAAAATAATGGCCTATATACTACAGGCGATGCTGGTTCGGATCGCTCAGCAAACAATGAAAGCAGTTATTTAAAAGAGTTCTTTAACCAAGTGGATAAAAGTGTACAAGAGCTGTGGGGCGAGCATAAGATGCCATTGGTCGTTGTTGGTGATGCAAAAAATATTGCTTACTATAAAGAGGTCTGTGATCGTCCGGACAATATTATCGCCACAGTCTCGAACGCGACTCACCTAGATGACGGTAGTGCTCAGCATATTGTCGATAGTGTACAAGAAGCGGTAGAAGAATATCGTGCTTCGCTGCATCAAGCGGCCTTAGGTGAAATTGATAAAGCACGTGGCGCCAATATGCTGCAAACAGACTTGCAAGAAGTGTATCGCAGTGCTTTCCAAGGCGCAGGCGAGACCCTTTATGTGCGTCGTGGTTATATACAATCAGCTAAAATTGACGAGAAAGCACAGACGTTGAGTGTGACAAATGATCCTGCTGCTGAAGGCGTCACCGATGATGCCATTGGTGAAGTGATTGAGCATGTGATTCATAATGGTGGTAAAGCCGTGTTTATGCCACAAGATATCATGGGCGAAGAT
This is a stretch of genomic DNA from Psychrobacter alimentarius. It encodes these proteins:
- a CDS encoding type 1 glutamine amidotransferase domain-containing protein — its product is MKTIAFLLHSNFEQAEYEDVNNQLKDKGYKTVLITTNKEKEVQAMNQDVDKGDTFTADIFASEANVDDYDALVLPGGTVNADTIRGNEEAHKIINAINDAGKTLAAICHAPWALINTGIAKGKTLTAYQSLQTDLENAGANFVDKTVQVDGNLITSRNPDDIDNFVEAIDKALS
- the rpsO gene encoding 30S ribosomal protein S15, producing the protein MLTNTDREQIIAQYQRGENDTGSPEVQVALLSARINDLQNHFKAHKADHHSRRGLIRMVNTRRKLLDYLKGKDLGRYTTLISQLGLRR
- the pnp gene encoding polyribonucleotide nucleotidyltransferase, yielding MTMFNTIKREFQYGNQQVVIETGRVARQANSILVHMGGVTVLVAAVVKSEAKEGQNFFPLTVNYQEKMYAAGKIPGAYGKREGRASEFETLTSRLIDRPIRPLFPEGYVNEIQITATVVSSDKTQSADIAALIGASAALAISDAPFNGPVAAARVGFINGEYVLNPTLEELKESDLDLVVAGTKSAVLMVESEAAELSEDQMLGAVLYGHEQQQIVIDNIASMAEEVGTAKQQYSAPERDKALETSMKEQFGEQVADAYTITDKQERYTKLDDIKQSVIDALAGDAESENYAETVSELKEIYNDLKYRTVRDNILSGKPRIDGRDLETVRALDVQVGVLPYTHGSALFTRGETQALVTTTLGNSRDVNMIDSLGGTIRDHFMLHYNFPHFSVGETGREGIPKRREIGHGRLARRGVEAMLPDSERFPYVIRVVSEITESNGSSSMASVCGASLALMDAGVPLKAPVAGIAMGLVKEGERFAVLSDILGDEDHLGDMDFKVAGSKNGITALQMDIKIEGITPDIMEQALKQAHAGRIHILDAMNKVLPESRTEINAHAPNYAVIEINPDKIRDVIGKGGAMIRQLTEETGAVIDIDDGGTIRIFGENKAATKAAIGRIEALTAEVEVGKTYEGTVARIVDFGAFVNVLPNTDGLVHISQIAEERVENVSDYLKEGQVVKVFVQDVDNRGRIKLTMKGIEQN
- a CDS encoding YheV family putative metal-binding protein, producing MRYQSSRPKRQFLAGVRCPKCQTMDAVVQVNIVTPTPDEYIECTQCGHTEHRPDPDAISAKNNLEDQLARDAMVTGTSGTVKFKP
- a CDS encoding M3 family metallopeptidase, which translates into the protein MNATFTDLHLIDFANVAPNTLHDEVISAIDKANTFLDDMTAASETNHDADISAEQALMDVMAFDHLNLALDRSWGVLSHLNSVTSTDDIRHVHHELLPTLSAYGTRVGQHQPLFSRYQTIVNDTAFFATLEPARARAIELALQSFELSGVALPTDKQEQFAAIQSKLSTLSATFSDHVLDATQAYALVLNDEQLAGLTESGLALLADAGEQHKAKLLASGTLTQEEVSALPTPYYVASLNIPVYLAVMTHADDRCLRETLYRAYVTRASEFDEHTNVKGDSLNNAAIMSEILQLREQKAKLLGFEHYADVSLSTKMADSVAEVETFLRDLAAQATPAAKQDLAQLQQYAHDYGIDELQPWDSAYIAEKVKQTEFSLSQEEIRPYFPLPKVISGLFAIVERLYGITVKEQPIESIENTTDQSVSRWHGDVRFYQLFDADNQLIGGFYFDLFARSGKRGGAWMNGFQARYSYEEQGHQQLPVCFMVGNFTPALDGKPSLLTHDEVLTLFHEFGHGLHHLLTQVTVGDVAGVNGVEWDAVELPSQFMENWAWDAEGIALISSHVETGDALPKDKLDALLAVKNFQSGLQTLRQIEFALFDLLIHAHTPALDYEGILATLNAVRSDIAIMQTPDYNRFANGFSHIFAGGYAAGYYSYKWAELLSADAFSKFEEDGIFNPNTGKAFRDTILSVGGSFPAKTNFENFRGRSASIDALLRHSGFANANAAANADNTQTTREVI
- a CDS encoding AOC03_06830 family ribosome hibernation factor, which codes for MKATLKSLRQTKANPAVSIFVKTHRAHPANDQDPIALKNQLKVVEERLTNEYDKRTATTILENIHAKTDELNHNYNLDTLAIFASTDDVQIIRMPIDTQERVVISNRFATRDLVRDMASAVHYYTVVLTRDHARLIEASNDRVVKEFDKDDNAQNNMENIPFPVENNGLYTTGDAGSDRSANNESSYLKEFFNQVDKSVQELWGEHKMPLVVVGDAKNIAYYKEVCDRPDNIIATVSNATHLDDGSAQHIVDSVQEAVEEYRASLHQAALGEIDKARGANMLQTDLQEVYRSAFQGAGETLYVRRGYIQSAKIDEKAQTLSVTNDPAAEGVTDDAIGEVIEHVIHNGGKAVFMPQDIMGEDQPIALVTRY